In a single window of the Terrirubrum flagellatum genome:
- a CDS encoding DUF1028 domain-containing protein: MTWSIVARDRVTGQIGVAVSTCAFAVGARVPFVATGVGAIATQAFVNPYYGYRGLELLRAGASAEDVIRVVTSNDEGRGERQMHVMDRKGRSAAYTGANCVDWCGHLIREDFSVAGNMLAGPAVIDETAKAFEANKHLDLARRFLAALKAGEAAGGDKRGKQSAAIRIHDEQEYPRVDLRVDDHVDPLAELTRLEEESWRRFMHYRKFMPSKDNPAGIIDRAEIERQIAISMEKGRG, from the coding sequence ATGACCTGGTCGATTGTCGCGCGGGATCGCGTCACAGGGCAAATCGGGGTCGCCGTCTCGACCTGCGCCTTCGCCGTCGGCGCGCGCGTTCCCTTCGTCGCGACCGGCGTCGGCGCGATTGCGACGCAGGCTTTCGTCAATCCATATTACGGCTATCGCGGGCTTGAATTGCTGCGCGCCGGCGCGTCGGCCGAGGATGTCATCCGCGTCGTCACGTCGAATGATGAGGGCCGCGGCGAACGCCAGATGCATGTGATGGATAGGAAGGGACGTTCGGCGGCTTACACCGGCGCGAATTGCGTCGACTGGTGCGGCCATCTCATCCGCGAGGATTTCTCCGTCGCCGGCAATATGCTTGCCGGCCCAGCCGTGATCGATGAGACCGCGAAAGCGTTCGAGGCCAACAAACATCTTGATCTCGCGCGCCGATTTCTCGCGGCGCTGAAAGCAGGCGAAGCGGCAGGCGGCGACAAGCGCGGCAAGCAGTCCGCGGCGATCCGTATTCATGACGAACAGGAATATCCGCGCGTCGATCTTCGCGTCGACGATCATGTCGATCCACTCGCCGAACTCACGCGCCTTGAAGAGGAAAGCTGGCGGCGCTTCATGCATTATCGCAAATTCATGCCGAGCAAGGACAATCCGGCGGGAATCATCGATCGCGCCGAGATCGAGCGTCAGATCGCCATCTCCATGGAAAAAGGCCGCGGCTGA
- a CDS encoding gamma-glutamyltransferase family protein → MSFVNPAPFTTRPEIQGTFGVVASTHWIASAVGMGVLERGGNAFDAGVATAFTLQVVEPHLNGPGGDVPVLVRDVRKGKVEVICGQGIAPNGLTIGHCRELGLDLIPGTGLLATCVPGTFDAWMLLLRDYGTLRVRDVLEPAISYARHGYPVVERITATIETVAGLFRDHWPTSAALYLPGGKPPAPGSVFSNPTLAATYERILKEAESVEGREAQIEKARKVWSQGFVAEAIARFCREQEVMDSSGRRHRGVLNGDDMAKWQATVEAPASYDYGRYTVMKPGGWCQGIATLQQLALLKGFNLDGVDVRGPDFVHLVTEAAKLAFADRDTFLGDPDFVDVPLDTLLSDAYNDERRKLIGETASMDQRPGIIPGRGKSFGLRVAEGARSAVSATGVGEPTVGRLGETRGDTVHFDIIDRHGNMIAATPSGGWLQSSPVIPELGFCLGTRAQMFVLDESHPAALGKGRRPRTTLSPTMALRDGEAYLAWGSPGGDQQDQWIPQMFLRHVHARMNLQEAIDAPAWHTEHFPTSFWPRMARPGVIVLEGRFPKATIEELRRRGHKVEVGPDWSEGRLVAAARDGALLKAAANPRGMQGYAVGR, encoded by the coding sequence ATGTCTTTCGTCAATCCCGCCCCTTTCACCACGCGCCCCGAAATCCAGGGGACTTTCGGCGTGGTCGCCTCGACTCACTGGATCGCCTCGGCGGTCGGGATGGGCGTGCTGGAGCGCGGCGGCAACGCCTTCGACGCCGGCGTCGCCACCGCCTTCACGCTTCAGGTGGTCGAGCCGCACCTGAACGGCCCCGGCGGCGACGTGCCAGTGCTTGTGCGTGACGTGCGCAAGGGCAAGGTCGAGGTGATCTGCGGGCAGGGGATCGCGCCTAATGGGCTGACCATCGGCCATTGCCGCGAACTCGGTCTCGATCTCATTCCGGGAACCGGCCTTCTCGCGACTTGCGTGCCCGGCACCTTCGACGCCTGGATGCTGCTGCTGCGCGACTATGGCACGCTGCGGGTGCGCGACGTTCTCGAGCCCGCGATCTCCTATGCCCGCCATGGCTATCCCGTCGTCGAGCGCATCACCGCGACGATCGAAACGGTCGCCGGCCTGTTCCGCGATCACTGGCCGACATCCGCCGCGCTCTATTTGCCCGGCGGCAAGCCGCCGGCGCCGGGCTCTGTCTTCTCGAACCCGACGCTGGCTGCGACCTATGAGCGGATTCTGAAGGAAGCTGAATCTGTCGAGGGGCGCGAGGCGCAGATCGAGAAGGCGCGAAAAGTCTGGTCGCAAGGCTTCGTTGCGGAAGCCATCGCCCGCTTCTGTCGCGAGCAGGAGGTGATGGATTCCTCCGGCCGCCGTCATCGCGGCGTGCTGAATGGCGACGACATGGCGAAGTGGCAGGCGACGGTCGAAGCGCCGGCGTCCTACGACTATGGCCGCTACACCGTGATGAAGCCGGGCGGCTGGTGCCAGGGCATCGCGACGCTGCAGCAGCTCGCGCTGCTCAAGGGATTCAATCTCGACGGCGTCGATGTTCGCGGGCCGGATTTCGTCCATCTCGTCACAGAGGCGGCGAAGCTCGCCTTTGCCGATCGCGACACATTCCTCGGCGACCCTGATTTCGTCGACGTGCCGCTCGATACGCTTCTGTCGGACGCTTACAATGACGAGCGCCGCAAGCTGATTGGCGAGACGGCCTCCATGGATCAGCGCCCTGGCATTATTCCCGGCCGCGGCAAATCTTTCGGCCTGCGCGTCGCGGAAGGCGCGCGCTCGGCGGTGTCGGCGACCGGCGTCGGCGAACCGACCGTTGGGCGCCTTGGCGAAACGCGCGGCGACACCGTGCATTTCGACATCATCGATCGTCACGGCAACATGATCGCGGCGACGCCGTCAGGCGGCTGGCTGCAATCCTCGCCCGTGATTCCCGAACTCGGCTTCTGCCTCGGAACGCGCGCGCAGATGTTCGTGCTCGACGAATCTCATCCTGCCGCGCTCGGCAAAGGCCGCCGTCCGCGCACGACGCTTTCACCGACCATGGCGCTGCGTGACGGCGAAGCCTATCTCGCCTGGGGATCGCCCGGTGGCGACCAGCAGGATCAATGGATCCCGCAGATGTTCCTGCGCCACGTCCATGCTCGAATGAATCTGCAGGAGGCGATCGATGCGCCGGCCTGGCACACCGAACATTTCCCCACCTCCTTCTGGCCGCGCATGGCCAGACCCGGCGTGATCGTGCTCGAAGGCCGCTTTCCCAAGGCGACGATCGAGGAGCTCAGGCGCCGCGGCCACAAGGTTGAGGTGGGTCCCGACTGGTCGGAAGGACGCCTCGTCGCTGCGGCGCGCGATGGCGCTCTGCTCAAGGCCGCTGCGAACCCGCGTGGCATGCAGGGCTACGCCGTCGGACGCTGA
- a CDS encoding AzlC family ABC transporter permease, whose amino-acid sequence MSVAQADSPSGGAIAATLAGFRHGVALTLPLLPGCFFFGAAFGALAAQKGLSLMEATLFSGLTFAGASQFAAMEAWSDHRTLIGVLTLSVIVGIVNLRFVLMGASLRPWLAPLPQGFVYSQFFVLTDINYVVASRYRSESGADAGVIFGSGVALWIIWTLSAVPGYLLGALVSDPRTYAIDLIMPIMFGMMTVSLWRSHRDTRNWLIAGAVALVMSKLIPGQWHIIGGAIAGMLSAAFLDRDEAK is encoded by the coding sequence ATGAGCGTCGCACAAGCCGACAGCCCCAGCGGCGGCGCCATCGCCGCCACGCTCGCCGGCTTCCGTCACGGCGTCGCGCTCACGCTGCCGCTTCTGCCGGGCTGCTTCTTTTTCGGCGCGGCGTTCGGCGCGCTGGCGGCGCAGAAGGGGCTCAGCCTGATGGAGGCGACGCTGTTCAGCGGGCTGACCTTCGCCGGCGCCTCGCAGTTCGCCGCGATGGAAGCCTGGTCCGATCACCGGACTTTGATCGGCGTGCTGACGCTCAGCGTCATCGTCGGCATCGTCAATCTCAGATTCGTGCTGATGGGCGCATCGCTGCGTCCCTGGCTCGCGCCGCTGCCGCAGGGCTTCGTCTATTCGCAATTTTTCGTGCTCACCGACATCAACTATGTCGTGGCGAGCCGCTATCGCAGCGAAAGCGGCGCAGATGCGGGCGTGATCTTCGGCTCCGGCGTCGCGCTGTGGATTATCTGGACGCTCTCGGCCGTACCCGGTTACCTCCTCGGCGCGCTGGTGAGCGATCCCAGGACCTATGCGATCGATCTCATCATGCCGATCATGTTCGGCATGATGACAGTGTCGCTCTGGCGGTCGCATCGCGACACGCGCAACTGGTTGATCGCTGGCGCCGTCGCGCTCGTGATGTCGAAACTGATCCCCGGCCAGTGGCACATCATCGGCGGCGCGATCGCGGGCATGCTTTCCGCCGCCTTCCTCGACAGGGACGAAGCGAAATGA
- a CDS encoding AzlD domain-containing protein yields MSALDSIGVTPAALIAILAATLVTYLCRIGGYWAMGFVTPSPRIERALAALPGSIVAAIVLPAIAQTGLVAAIAIVIALAIKLVARNDMLALCAGVATAIALRAMGVS; encoded by the coding sequence ATGAGCGCGCTCGACAGCATCGGCGTCACGCCGGCGGCGCTGATCGCGATCCTCGCCGCAACGCTCGTCACCTATCTCTGCCGCATCGGCGGCTATTGGGCGATGGGTTTTGTGACGCCATCGCCGCGCATCGAACGCGCGCTCGCCGCGCTCCCCGGTTCGATCGTCGCAGCGATCGTTCTGCCCGCGATCGCGCAGACCGGCCTTGTCGCAGCTATCGCGATCGTGATCGCGCTCGCAATCAAGCTTGTTGCGCGCAACGACATGCTGGCGCTCTGCGCCGGCGTCGCAACCGCGATCGCGCTGCGCGCGATGGGCGTGTCCTGA
- a CDS encoding low molecular weight phosphatase family protein, which produces MAEAIARHYFGKSIYVQSAGVHKGDLDPLAVEALDEMGVNAAKHRPRTIEELEEWEGLNFDLIISLSPDAHHKALDLTRHIAADVEYWPTPDPTIIEGTRAQRLDAYRDVRDMLTTRILKRLKS; this is translated from the coding sequence ATGGCTGAAGCCATCGCGCGGCATTATTTCGGCAAGTCGATCTATGTGCAGTCGGCGGGCGTCCACAAGGGCGATCTCGATCCGCTCGCGGTCGAGGCGCTTGATGAGATGGGCGTCAACGCCGCCAAGCACAGGCCGCGCACAATCGAAGAGCTCGAAGAGTGGGAAGGGCTGAATTTCGATCTGATCATCAGCCTGAGCCCCGACGCGCATCACAAGGCGCTTGATCTCACGCGCCACATCGCGGCTGATGTCGAATACTGGCCGACGCCTGATCCCACCATTATCGAAGGCACGCGCGCCCAGCGTCTCGACGCCTATCGCGACGTGCGCGACATGCTCACCACGCGCATCCTGAAGCGCTTGAAGTCCTGA
- a CDS encoding UPF0262 family protein → MKRDSARRLVSVTLDADSLATSNPDQEHERAVAIYDLIEENHFHPIDHDGGPYCLNLSLASGKLSFEVKTESGDAVMTHILSLTPLRRVVRDYFMICDSYYAAIRTQTPSQIEAIDMGRRGLHNEAAGILAERLAGKIEIDNDTARRLFTLVAALHWKG, encoded by the coding sequence ATGAAGCGCGACTCCGCCCGTCGACTGGTGTCCGTGACGCTCGACGCGGATTCGCTCGCCACCAGTAATCCCGATCAGGAGCATGAGCGCGCCGTCGCCATCTATGACCTGATCGAGGAGAATCATTTTCATCCGATCGATCATGATGGCGGCCCCTACTGTCTGAATCTTTCGCTCGCTTCGGGGAAGCTGTCCTTCGAAGTGAAGACGGAGAGCGGCGACGCCGTGATGACGCACATCCTGTCGCTGACCCCGTTGCGGCGCGTGGTGCGTGATTATTTCATGATCTGCGACAGCTATTACGCCGCGATCCGCACGCAGACGCCGAGTCAGATCGAGGCGATCGACATGGGCCGCCGCGGCCTGCACAACGAGGCCGCCGGAATTCTGGCCGAGCGACTCGCCGGCAAGATCGAGATCGACAACGACACGGCGCGCCGCCTTTTCACGCTGGTCGCCGCGCTGCACTGGAAAGGCTGA
- the hisD gene encoding histidinol dehydrogenase, whose translation MALRLDARAADFEARFRELLAAKREVSEDVDAAARGLIEDVIARGDQAVIDATQRFDRLSLTPSTMRISREEITAAVASCDAKTLDALRFARDRIEAYHVRQKPRDERFTDALGVSLGWRWTAIEAVGLYVPGGTASYPSSVLMNAIPAKVAGVPRVAMVVPSPDGRLNPLVLAAADLAGVDEIYRIGGAQAVAALAYGTATIRPVAKIVGPGNAFVAAAKRRVFGQVGIDMIAGPSEVVIIADDSANPDWIAADLLAQAEHDAASQSILITTSPEIAQRTEGALAAQLAALPRAEIAGASWRDFGAIIAIGALDEAIALADRLAPEHLEIMTRDPEALAAKIRNVGAIFLGHHTPEAIGDYVGGSNHVLPTARSARFSSGLNVLDFMKRTSLLACTAESLAALAPAAIALGEAESLRAHASSVAIRSNAARG comes from the coding sequence ATGGCGCTTCGTCTCGACGCGCGCGCTGCGGATTTCGAAGCGCGCTTTCGCGAATTGCTGGCGGCGAAGCGCGAAGTTTCCGAGGATGTCGATGCGGCCGCGCGGGGACTGATCGAGGATGTGATCGCGCGCGGCGATCAGGCGGTGATCGACGCGACGCAGCGCTTCGATCGTCTGTCGCTCACGCCGTCCACGATGCGCATCTCGCGTGAGGAGATCACAGCGGCGGTCGCCTCGTGTGACGCGAAGACACTCGACGCGCTGCGCTTCGCGCGCGACCGTATCGAAGCTTATCATGTCAGACAGAAGCCGCGCGATGAGCGTTTCACTGATGCGCTTGGCGTTTCGCTCGGTTGGCGCTGGACCGCGATCGAGGCTGTTGGCCTCTACGTTCCCGGCGGCACCGCGAGCTATCCCTCCTCTGTGCTGATGAATGCAATCCCGGCGAAGGTCGCCGGCGTTCCGCGCGTCGCGATGGTGGTTCCATCGCCGGACGGCAGACTCAATCCGTTGGTGCTCGCCGCCGCCGATCTTGCTGGCGTCGACGAGATCTATCGCATCGGTGGCGCGCAGGCGGTCGCGGCGTTGGCCTATGGCACCGCGACGATCAGGCCCGTCGCGAAGATTGTCGGCCCCGGCAATGCGTTCGTGGCCGCTGCGAAGCGCCGCGTGTTCGGACAGGTCGGCATCGACATGATCGCCGGGCCGTCCGAAGTGGTGATCATCGCGGACGACAGCGCCAATCCCGACTGGATCGCGGCTGATCTTCTCGCGCAGGCCGAACATGATGCGGCCTCGCAATCGATCCTGATCACGACCTCGCCTGAGATAGCGCAGCGGACGGAAGGCGCGCTCGCCGCGCAGCTTGCGGCGCTGCCGCGCGCCGAGATCGCCGGCGCAAGCTGGCGCGATTTCGGCGCGATCATCGCAATTGGCGCGCTCGATGAAGCGATCGCGCTGGCCGATCGCCTCGCGCCCGAGCATCTCGAAATCATGACGCGCGATCCCGAAGCGCTCGCAGCGAAAATCCGCAATGTCGGCGCGATCTTCCTCGGCCATCACACGCCGGAAGCGATTGGCGATTATGTCGGCGGCTCAAACCATGTGCTGCCCACGGCGCGTTCGGCGCGCTTCTCTTCGGGCCTCAACGTGCTCGATTTCATGAAGCGCACATCGCTGCTCGCCTGCACGGCGGAGTCGCTGGCCGCGCTGGCGCCGGCCGCGATCGCGCTTGGCGAGGCGGAATCGTTGCGGGCGCATGCGAGTTCCGTCGCGATCAGATCGAACGCGGCGCGGGGATAG
- a CDS encoding DUF2948 family protein, translating to MDLKLLAFDAEDLCVMSAHLQDAALIASDMAWQPKERRFALVCQRRDHVGGGADRACGLHFNFVTAAQRLRMPQGEAAPLKLIGLGFEAGETPSGFVTLLFDGGAAVRLSVECIDASMRDLVPASQD from the coding sequence ATGGACCTGAAACTTCTCGCTTTCGACGCCGAAGATCTGTGTGTGATGTCAGCCCATCTCCAGGATGCGGCGCTGATCGCGTCCGACATGGCGTGGCAGCCCAAGGAGCGCCGCTTCGCGCTCGTCTGCCAGCGGCGTGATCATGTCGGCGGCGGCGCTGATCGCGCCTGCGGGCTGCATTTCAATTTCGTCACTGCGGCGCAGCGGCTGCGCATGCCGCAGGGCGAAGCGGCGCCTCTGAAGCTGATTGGTCTCGGCTTCGAGGCGGGCGAGACCCCTTCCGGCTTCGTCACATTGCTGTTTGACGGCGGCGCTGCGGTGCGTCTCTCCGTCGAATGCATCGACGCCAGCATGCGCGATCTCGTTCCGGCGTCCCAGGACTGA
- a CDS encoding YifB family Mg chelatase-like AAA ATPase codes for MVTRVSTVAFEGIEARAVDVQVQVSIGKVLFIVVGLADKAVAESRERVRSALIASGLSLPNKRITVNLAPADLPKEGSHYDLPIALGVMAAIGAIPADALAGYTVLGELALDGSISAVAGVLPAAIAANGRGHGLICPAATGPEAAWASRDIEVLAPRSLIQLANHFKGTQALGRPEPRMMAPGADLPDLRDVKGQESAKRALEIAAAGGHNLLMNGPPGAGKSMLAARLPSILPPLNPAELLEISMVQSVAGALADGALTDRRPFRSPHHSASMAALVGGGLHAKPGEVSLAHHGVLFLDELPEFQPQVLDSLRQPLETGEVAISRANHRVTYPARFQLVAAMNPCRCGKAMDPGFACKRAPNDKCAAQYQARISGPLLDRIDLSIEVPAVTAADLVLPAPAEGSVETAKRVASARIRQAARYERAGLSGASTNAACPPTLIEEVAKPDSSGASLMRSAAETMKLTARGYHRVLKVARTLADLDGEEKVGRVHLAEALAYRATA; via the coding sequence ATGGTCACGCGCGTTTCGACGGTGGCGTTTGAAGGGATCGAGGCGCGCGCCGTCGACGTCCAGGTCCAGGTGTCGATCGGCAAGGTGCTGTTCATTGTAGTCGGCCTCGCCGACAAGGCGGTGGCCGAGAGCCGCGAGCGGGTGCGCTCGGCGCTGATCGCGTCAGGCCTCTCGCTTCCGAACAAGCGCATCACCGTCAATCTCGCGCCGGCCGATCTGCCGAAGGAAGGCAGCCATTACGATCTGCCGATCGCGCTCGGCGTCATGGCTGCGATCGGCGCGATTCCGGCGGACGCGCTCGCAGGCTACACCGTGCTGGGGGAACTCGCGCTCGATGGATCGATCAGCGCCGTCGCCGGCGTGCTGCCAGCCGCCATCGCCGCCAACGGGCGCGGCCACGGCCTGATCTGTCCGGCGGCGACCGGGCCGGAAGCCGCTTGGGCCTCGCGCGACATCGAGGTGCTGGCGCCGCGCTCGCTGATCCAGCTCGCCAATCATTTCAAGGGAACGCAGGCGCTTGGCCGGCCCGAACCGCGCATGATGGCGCCGGGCGCCGATCTCCCAGATCTACGTGATGTGAAGGGGCAGGAGAGCGCCAAGCGCGCGCTCGAGATCGCCGCGGCCGGCGGGCATAATCTGTTGATGAACGGGCCGCCCGGCGCGGGAAAATCCATGCTGGCGGCGCGGCTTCCCTCCATTCTGCCGCCGCTCAATCCAGCCGAACTGCTTGAAATCTCGATGGTGCAGTCGGTCGCCGGCGCTCTCGCCGACGGCGCGCTGACCGATCGCAGGCCTTTTCGCAGTCCCCATCATTCGGCCTCGATGGCGGCGCTGGTCGGCGGTGGGCTGCATGCGAAACCCGGCGAGGTCTCGCTCGCCCATCACGGCGTGCTGTTTCTCGATGAGCTGCCGGAATTCCAGCCACAGGTGCTCGACAGCTTGCGCCAGCCGCTGGAGACCGGCGAAGTCGCGATTTCGCGCGCCAATCATCGCGTCACCTATCCCGCGCGGTTTCAGCTTGTGGCGGCGATGAATCCCTGCCGTTGCGGCAAGGCGATGGACCCCGGCTTCGCCTGCAAGCGCGCGCCGAACGACAAATGCGCGGCGCAATATCAGGCCAGGATTTCAGGCCCTTTGCTCGATCGCATCGATCTCTCGATCGAGGTGCCCGCCGTGACGGCGGCCGATCTCGTGCTCCCGGCCCCGGCGGAAGGCTCGGTGGAAACCGCGAAGCGGGTCGCGTCCGCCCGCATCCGACAGGCCGCGCGCTATGAGAGGGCCGGCCTCTCCGGCGCCTCGACCAACGCAGCCTGCCCGCCGACCCTGATCGAGGAGGTGGCGAAGCCGGACAGTTCCGGCGCTTCCCTCATGCGCAGCGCCGCCGAGACCATGAAGCTCACGGCGCGCGGCTATCATCGCGTGCTCAAGGTGGCGCGGACGCTGGCCGATCTCGATGGCGAGGAGAAGGTCGGCCGCGTGCATCTGGCCGAGGCTCTGGCCTATCGCGCCACCGCCTGA
- a CDS encoding CopG family ribbon-helix-helix protein: protein MTIAEAALPKGKVAGAPATSRTIHEHAISGRGQNAPRVDLFTPESDVYIYSLKGFIMASSVLSVRVSDKLKDQLEFLSNATKRSKAYLAAEALEQYVARNAWKAKELQAAIEEADKGVFISHDAIIEWVDSLGTEHELAPPEPDTFRKPAISKDRMVAGGKTRS from the coding sequence GTGACCATCGCCGAAGCCGCCCTGCCCAAGGGAAAGGTAGCGGGCGCTCCGGCGACGTCAAGAACAATTCATGAACATGCAATTTCTGGTCGCGGCCAAAACGCGCCGCGCGTCGACTTGTTTACGCCAGAATCTGATGTATACATTTACAGCCTGAAAGGCTTCATCATGGCTAGCTCTGTTCTCTCCGTGCGTGTGTCGGACAAGCTGAAAGATCAGCTTGAATTTCTCAGCAACGCAACAAAGCGTTCCAAGGCTTATCTCGCCGCTGAAGCGCTCGAACAGTATGTGGCGCGCAACGCCTGGAAGGCGAAGGAACTTCAGGCGGCCATTGAGGAAGCGGACAAAGGTGTCTTCATCTCGCATGACGCGATAATCGAATGGGTCGATTCTCTTGGAACCGAACACGAACTCGCGCCGCCAGAACCGGACACGTTCCGCAAGCCAGCAATCTCTAAAGATCGTATGGTTGCGGGCGGCAAAACGCGATCTTGA
- a CDS encoding type II toxin-antitoxin system RelE/ParE family toxin, which yields MRAAKRDLESIAAYLKKVASKSVSDRVLKRIAHSASLLRDKPFIGRASESTNGVHELQVPQLPYLLPYRVNEGQIEILRVFHEAQDRPESW from the coding sequence TTGCGGGCGGCAAAACGCGATCTTGAGTCAATCGCCGCTTACCTGAAAAAGGTCGCGAGCAAATCCGTCTCCGACCGCGTGCTCAAACGCATTGCTCACAGCGCGTCGCTACTGCGAGATAAACCCTTTATTGGCAGAGCGTCGGAAAGCACTAACGGCGTGCATGAACTCCAGGTGCCGCAACTTCCCTACCTGCTCCCCTATCGCGTGAATGAGGGGCAAATAGAAATCCTGCGCGTCTTTCACGAAGCGCAGGATCGGCCTGAATCGTGGTGA